CTAAGAAAATCTAAACAAGCAACAAAGCAAGAACAAAACAGAAACCTAAGGAGCAAATTCCTTTATCAAAATCTGCAAGAGATCCTCACTCGGCCGAATCCACATCAAATAGGAATAAACTTATAAACACTCTTAGCTCCTGTCTTGGCCAGCCAGTCAGTAACAACATTAGCATCTCTTCAAACCCAATTGAAAGGCACTTTCCAATTCTTGTTTAACATCTCCTCATATTATCACCTGCaacataatttataatattttctaCTTTCCAGCAAGAGATACACCTTAAAAAAACGTATCACAGCTAACTTTCCACACAAGCATAAAGACCATTCCAGATTGCCAAAGGCTCATTTTTAAAGACTGAATCATATGGCAGATGTCCTGAACTATCCCGCACCCAAGTGTCATAATGATTTCGTTTATTGCAACCAAACCCCGCTACATGAGAGTCCGAAAAAACACTCGCATCACAATTAACTTTAAAGAAATTTTTGCATAATATTTAAGTCCATAATTTTCCACACTAATTTTGGTTGTACTTACTGAACATATCTAAAAACCCATACTATGGTACATATTTTTGGCTGATAGCATCGTCTTCATAAGAGAATCACAAAAAGATTTATAAGGAGTTGGATTTGTTGAGACAAGCATTGAAAGTGCATGTACTACTAGAAACACTTTCATTGTTGTCCAAATTTCTCTGCCAGCATTGTCATGGAATTTACCATAAGAGAATCCAATAGTAATAGTAAGTTAGAAAATATCTCGGTTTTTACCGTCGTATTATAGGATTCGTGGCTTACATCTCGGATATATCTTATATGTATTTCTAATTTTAGTTTCTATCCTAAACGAGTTTCGATTATTTTAATCTCTGAGCATGAATAACATTAATGATAGCAATTTCAATTATTTAAGGAATTTAAGTTTACCATAATACATATTGAACTTAATTATATAAAACACACTTATAATTAAACATTTATTTAACAACTGATGCACAAATTAAAAGCTAGTTTATAATCAAAACcgaaataaaagtataaaatttataatggTATGTTCTCATGAAAAATATAATGTTCtactgcaaaaaaaaaaaaaatgattactTTTATACTCGACCACTTTGTTAAAGAGAATGAGTAAAACAACACCtataaatagttaaatacaCACGAATACATAATACCTAATCTGATGACCAATGTTTAgtattaagcatttttttttttcttcaaaccaAGTTTAGACTTTATTAGCAGATGTCATCATGTAACATATTACATTAACTCCCAAGTGATCTTCAAATAccaatttgaaagaaaaaaagttcATTAAGATTAAAGATCAGCAAGCATGCCACTAGCTAAACCCGGACACTAGCGACCAAAAGGTTAGCTCAATGTTTTTCTTTAAACCAAATTCGGTAACCTATATTTTACAAGGTCACTATTCCACTAGTTCGCACAAAAATGTTACTATTCCAAGTAATTATTGACACATACATCTAAAATGAAACCACCTAAAatcaattcaaacaaaaaaactaaGCAAACATTTTGTTACCAAAACTTACAAGTCACGTTGAGAGACCATAATAACTGCGCCTCATCCACTGACTCATACCACGTGCACTTTCCTGTAATTATCGGCTGCTTTGGATAGCGATTGTATTGAAACAGGTACTCCTGGCCCCATCTGCAACAACAACATTGCACTGACTTAGCaacttgaaagaaagaaagcagaTATACAAGAATGAGAAAATGTGCATTATCAGTTTTTCTGAATTGATGATCCTCAGCACAAATATTCcaagttaataaaaaattctgAACTGTATAGTCCATCTAACCTAGGACTAATAGTAGGAATCAGGCTACAAGGCACTGTAGCACCAGGAGATGATTCATTTCTATAATATTCTGGTGGTTAAGCAAAGACCAAGATAGCGGTGAAGTAAAATAGAACAGATAGGAGAATAAATTCAAGCTTACCGTGCTGCTTAGATGGACAGAAAGCACATATCCAGCATATTTGGAAGCTGAtcagcaaaaaagaaaaagtgtcGGATAATAGAAATAAATGTAACACTAACACATGAACTTGGTGATCatgttaaacaaaataaaaccagGATCAAGCATTCGAAGTTTAATCCTCCATGCAAAACAGAATCATCATTCCAAATATGTGAATATCTGTGTGAATCTGCATTACCATCACATGCACCTAATGAACTATCAATGTCTCATTCTCTACAGTAAGCTTGCCCTAAAATAAAcctaattttgatatataatatcCTTAACCTTTCTCGGTCATACTTATGGTTGTCTTAAAATGATACCATATTGTTTATTTAAAATCTAGAACCTAGTTTATATTAACACCTCCTACAGAATTTCTTGCAACGCACGGCAAGGGTAATAACCTGAATTTTCAGTTAGCAATTTATTCCAATGACTTTTCCAGttgtaagaaaaataaacacTAGTACCCAACCAATCATGGAAGGTGACAACAGGATTCCAGGGAAACCACAGGCTTAAGCTATACAAGTCAAAAAGAAATATCAGCATTAGTGCAAAGGATAAATCTGACTTAAGAACATGTCAAAATACTGTGATTTATGTTAGGGAATCCAGCTTAAATGCTATCAATTATATAGATAAGATCAACATTTCAATGAAAAACCAAGTGAAATCTTCCATTGTAACAGTAAAACTACAATACCAGAATACGTTATTTATGTGCTACCATTCAATATTAACAgtcttatatatatacattgtAGTCTTCATAAAGGTCAAATTCTTGTGTTCGCTGCCAAGGTTGGGACATGGGagtgtttaaaaaaattttagacttaACTTTTTAGTGTGCTTGGTCATTTTTTGTGACCAACTATTAACATGCAACTCCACTATTTCAGGagctaaaacatgaaaatttccTTTCCCAGTAGGTAGTGGTAAATCATATTTTCccagaagataaaaaaaataaaaacaaaagcacAAGGATATGTGCTACTTACTCTTTAAGCCAGCAAGCTTGGCAAGCAAGACATCATTCATAAATGCGTCCATATTCTCTCGTAAAGCCTCTTCTTTGTAGCTTACCTGCAAATAGTACTTTTAAGTATAAGATTACATCTCGTGCAGCATAGCAATTCCCATATGGAGTTCAAGGAGAACATGATTTCACCTTTCCCAATCCAATATGCAAAATTGATTTACTTTCCATCTTAAACTCAACGCGGCCTTGCCTTAGTTCTTTCAGTTGACCAGCAATATCACTAGTCAGAGTACCTAGCTGTAAAACATATTTGCAATCACGAGTCAATACGATCTACTCATGCCATGCCgttcaaaaagaaaattagaaagtCAATAAGCATTGGAAAAGCTTACTTTCTTGTCTGGCATCAGCCTTCGCTTTCTAAGATATTGTGCTATCTGCATAATAGTTTGCATAAGCTTCATATTTCAGAAAAACCAACCAATCATTCAGATGACAGATTCAAAATACCTTTCCAAGATGAGGTGCCATTCCAGGAGTTGAGAAGCACTTGTCAACTTTAAGTTTATTATTACCACCTGTAGTAATTAATACAAATACAAATTCTATTAGATACGAATAACATAagcacaaaaaacaaaaaagcctAACACATAGCTTAGGGTTTTATATTATTGGCATCaaaactaaaaagttatcaTTGCTAAAACATAGAAGATAAGCTTAATATCTCCTCTGCATAACTAATGGCACACAAATGTCTCATAATTAACATAAGCATGTGATGAATAAAACACATTTACCTAGATCAGCACGCCCGAGTTTGACATGTCAAAAACTATGAAAATCTGAATCTCAAGGGAAAAAACTATAATGGGAAAAAGCTATCATTCCAATTCATATGATGAACAATACACacacaagagagagagagatcagTTCCTTACTAGCAATCTCCTCAATAAGTTCTTTGCCACCAACTATATCAGCTCCAGCATTTCTAGCGTCTTCTGCATCTGCCTCTTCTGCAAAAACAGCCACACTGACAGCCTGaaagatataaataattagactACAAACCAAGCATTCTATGCAGTAATTAATAATCACAGGTTACCTTTGGAGCACCATGAGGCAGAATCACAGTACCACGAACTGCCTGCCACAGTTGAAACCATTATCTTCAGGAGGAATAAAATTAACAGAACGCCATATAACAAGACGGAAAAAAAATCATCTAGCAATGATATGGATGTAGaagcaaaagaataaaaaatatcattttcacTTAGCAGtcctgaaatttttttttttgaaagaaatgcactcaacataataaataatttaaagcaAAGCTAATgctattatcaaaataaaaacatgcagaTGTTCCATGTCTGGTAAATATAATGTAAATTGGACCTCAAAATTTAACTATTAATGAAGCACATACAAGCATATATGATAGGTGATTCGAAGTGGATAATTTGAAGTCCTACAGGCAGTCTTCTTATCACATGGCAGTTATACGTATAAAGAAGGAATTTGCTTAATCAGTGGGATAATAATCATATTCTCTCTCTGATGTATTGAGACTACCACTCATACGATATATGTAATACATGGACAACAAGTCATACTTTCAAAGCTCATGCCGTTATGTCAACTTAAAAAAGTTAGCCACGCAAACAAGACGTGGGACAGTTAAAAGAAACGGAATTGATATATACTGACTCATACCAATAATTCTGTTCGCTTTGAATCAATACCCAATCTTACATGTGCTTCAACAGTTTCATCAAACTTTGCCTTGGCACTGACCTGAACAATATTTAAAACataatcaaataatagtaagtCGTGGATCATTTAATATAAGAAGTCAAGAACTCAAGAAGATTCATTCAAAGGATCAGCAGGAGGCCGACGGCCAATAAGTGGAGTCCATACCAAAAAATAGCAACTGGCACCAAGCAAAACTTTAAAATCCAATAATTTACAAATCACACacccgaaaaaaaaaaaaggaaagaaggcaCAATACTGTTGTTACACATCATGatacttgaaaaaatttaaatacatatgGAACCTATGGTGCCTATGCCTACAGCGGCTATGGTGGCTAAACAATTTTTGCAACACCTTTTAGGTGTTGCTAAAATTAGTCACTTTTTAACATGTTTTGCAGGTATCTACACAGTATAGCAGTGTTAAATTTAAATCCCACCAGAATTTTATAGTTGTCCTCTCAGAAAGAAAGTAACATTAGTACACTTCTCCATCCATATATGATATATCTATGACTTATGGCTGTTACTTCTACAACTTCTATTGCTATAATTACTACACTAACTTTTATAGGAAGAGACAGATAAATGCATATTATATACCTACATGCTACCTACTAGCAGCAATAATTTTAAGTCCACTTAAATGTAGAATTTCAGTATAGATTGTTGTCTGAAAAGAAATGACCTACTAGTGTTTACCCTAGTCTCAcaaaagatttttattttcccttttttaaCTTCTCAAAATGCATAACTTACAAGTTATCTAAGAAAAGTACTATCTTCAATGGTATTTACAAGTTGCTAAAGGCAGCCAAAactattcaaataattttttttttcaacctcTACCTTCTCTATTAGCACCAATCACCTAAAACTAATCTTGGGCCAAGAACAAATCCTACTGAAGCAAAAGCAAGTCGGCAACACCAATAACTAATCCTTTTCCCATAGGGTAGGCTACCTGGATCCCAAGATGAATATTCACTGAAGAAAGAACATAAGAAATCTACACAACCTAACCACCTAATATTTGGGAGTCTAAAggcaaatgaaaaagagaaaatccgAAACATcgtcatttttctttcttcaaatcAAAATCTGTTCCCGAAATAAACTTCCCCATCCACTATCTCATAAAGAAATTACTAAAACGCACCTGGCAGCACACCTGATACAATGTCAATGTCAATCTAAGTGTGTGTATGgattattttttcttgaaattgattttgagatATACATACGAAGCATGCACTAAAACAGTTATCCACACACAGCGAATGGAAATCAAACTCagaaatgaattcaaaactGCAAATTCGATAACAAGAACATATGATCGAACCTTAACTTGGCGAATGGCCTCGTTCAAATCAAGGACAGGGGGAGTCTCATTGCGCTTGGGCATGATCAGCATCGGAAAAGGCACCTTCATCTTCTCCTCCTCCATCTTCTTCCTTATCTCATCCTCAACCTCAAGCATCCTCCTCTCTTTCTCCGCTTCCTCATTCCTCTCTTCCGCGGTCACAACACCCGGATCATCGCCGACCTTATCCTCCGGCTCAATCGAAGGCGCGTCCTTCACGTACCGAATGTCCTCCCTTGTTCATCCCCGCTGCGACTCCTCCTGGCCCTCGGCCGACACCGGGCGGCGAGGAAGAGGCGGGGGCGGGCGTTCGCGGGGGATCTGAGGCTCCGAGGATTCGGTTTGTTGGGGCGCCGGGTCTTTGGGTTTGAGTGGGTAGGAAACGGGATGGATTGAAACGGATTGGAAGGAGGGTCTCCTTTGAGGAGGGTCTTGTTGGTGGGTTCGGTGAGTCTTGTTGATATTGTGGTAGTggcgaggaagaagagaggggtCTGTGAGAGGTGAGGGAAAATGGGGAGTGGAAGCGCCAAGGGTGTTTGAAGAGGAAATGGTGGCGGCGAGCTTGGGAGAGGAGAAGCTTCAGTGCCGCCATTGTTGTGTGTGTGAGTATGAGAGACAATGAAGTGAGAAGAGCTTAGACGTAGGCTTATGCTTGCTTGAACTTGggatatttgaaaatttttttttttggaacaaGTATAGAAAAGTCCTCgtcattttaagtttttaagttttggacaaatatatttttgacaaaatttaaatataaaataatatttaaacggaagataattttatttttttgtttatttatcttttataaatcaaataGAATTAACTGATGTAATGTAGTTGTAACAATATTCAAGTGTCTGTTATGATGCTATATTAAAAGAATGCTAAAATTTACAAGATAAAAAAATCTCTAATCATAAAAATAACGTcgttttacaaattttaaattcttattaaaaattcttttaaaagacataaattattaaattatcatATATTGTCCTAACTCTTTcacaaaaatttaagtttttttctctccaaaaCGAAACTGAAGCGTCATCTAAAAAGatagaatagaaaaaataaaattggtttaTTGAAATAGTTCGATCATCAAGCAAGATAAACAAATCGCTTATGTAAAGAGAGAGTTTTTGAATGAAAAGAATTgacgaataaaaaagaaattaaaataaaagtgggagACTTGTAGAAGTATGTGATTATATTAATGGACCCAAAATATATAGAATCTTgcaaaaaaaagagatagaatcttcaaaaacaaaaattttaaaaagtattatgAGAATCCAAGCTTCAAATCATGAAGCAgtgatttttcatatttaaaaaaaaaagaagaaagagataaaaaaacaGAAGAACATTAAGGCTCTAAGAACCAATGACTATAGTTCAATTATGTGCTTGTGATGCTTTTATTTAAGGAGAGACTTACAGTAAGTGAATCCGATGGGTGCCTTATCACCCGATAACTTAAGCCAACTGATTCGAGATTATCGATTGAAAATCTATACTAAGAGTTGTCTTGAGATAAAGTATTTAGAGTTCAATTGTTCAAGGGGCTTTGGACACTTATGTCTGCATGAATGAAAAGATTTTCTAGTTATGTACTTATGGTGTTGATTGTGTCGAGGAGAGGCTAGGGTGATTAGATCCGATGGGTACTTTATCACTCGATAACTTGAGCCAACTGATTCGAGATTATCAATTGAAAATCTATATTAGGAGATTTCTtaagacaaaacacttagagtaaAAAATCTCAAGCATCCaccccaattaaaaaaaatttcaaaactctTTGAAAAGTAAAATGCTTTCAGggtcataaaattataaaagaattctcataatataatcttgatttgagtttttgaatattcttaatttttaagtATACAAGATTCGTCAAGATAAGAAAAGTCTACATGTGATCATAAAGATTATTATAAACTTcactttctattttaaatatccAACTTAGACTTGAATTGATGAACTCTTCAATTCTTATCATTAAGATAACTTATGtttattcttctttttgctTAAGGAgaagcaaaattttaagtttgatgttgtgatgcCTTGACATCTCTAGTGatttttttcatatctttttaagtaGTTTTCTTATGTTTAATTTGAAGTTTTTACGTTTTTAATGAAGTTTTCATGGCTAATCATATATTTGGAgttgttttaaaattattgtacATCTAGAATTAGTTTTTAAAGTAATCaggagaagaaaaacaaataagaaaCACACAATATTGAACTCTCAGAAAAACAAGCACTGGACACCTAAGAATTATCAAAGAGGGCACCCAGCGCCCAAATTCACAAGTCCAATACCCAAGGAAGCAACACCCAGTGCATTTGGTGGAATTTGAAGGCTCAAGCCCAGCGCCAAGAGTCAGCGCCCAACTTCAGAGAATCTTCAACATACTGGCCCCCAGCCCCTAAGATCGGTGCCAACTTCAAGTGATTTTGTCTCTCTCAAAGGTCCAAAATGCATCCAAATCTGGCGTCAATGTCCCAAGTCCAGCATTAGGCCCATGATTTTCTTCCAGGAAGTTCTAATTCAACCTAAAGATTCAAGAtatgaataattagttattaataactTCTTCTAGAAGATAAGATTTGGTTTTAGTTTAGatttgaattgttgttttaacTATCTTATCCTTCAAAAAATAAGATTAGatttagtttgaatttgaattctagGATAGGACTTAGGATATAAATAAGGAAGAGATGATTCACGAGAGGGATCATCTAACATCCAGCATCTTAttcattagtttttgttttactaTTCATCATGAGTAATTAACTCTTTTTTGTTAAGGTTTAGGAGCTCTATTTGATTTTCATGGATTGGTAATGtgattgtttcttttattttgattaatgcaTTGATACTTTTTCATGAATTGAGTTTCATTCTCATCTTAATGGTTAGAAGTATTGGAAAATATTCTAATTCTATTTTAGATTTTGTTATTACTTTGGAAAATTTAATATTGGAATTTGCTTGAAActctttctcataatttttcaatttgactaagaataaaattttaaaagttgtgCGACGTTAGATCGGGATTGTGCTTAAcctctttttcttaattaattgaccaaggaattaaTGATTAGAAAAGTTAAAGAGAAATCGAATTGCCAAGAAATTGGAATTTGCTTATATATGATCCATCATTAAAGTATCTTGCATGAatcaaagtaaataaatatCAGGATCtccttttttaaaagttaagtATCTCCGAAGCCTTTAGCATCTTTATTCATTGTTTGTTTCTCTATCTTCATAAGCATTCGTTCACACCAAATACtcaattttattgttctttattATTTCAAGATTTACATCCTTCCTCTTTCAAAAGTTTGGCCGGTCTAATTAAAAGATTCAATTAGAAGTTACTTGTTCAATCCTTTAATAACCCCTTACATGTTTAAAACTTTGAAACATTTTCCCATTCTATAGAATGGACAAGGAAGAAGAACACGCATAACGCATAATAAGTCTGACAATTGTAGCTGGGAATCCAAAACTCTTCAGTTCGCTCCAAAAAACGCCAATAAATTCTATTGTAAGACTTCTCAAGATCAATTTTGAAAGCAATTGTTCCTTTCTTAGACTTTGTCTTctgc
The genomic region above belongs to Arachis duranensis cultivar V14167 chromosome 3, aradu.V14167.gnm2.J7QH, whole genome shotgun sequence and contains:
- the LOC107478157 gene encoding uncharacterized protein LOC107478157 — translated: MAALKLLLSQARRHHFLFKHPWRFHSPFSLTSHRPLSSSSPLPQYQQDSPNPPTRPSSKETLLPIRFNPSRTREDIRYVKDAPSIEPEDKVGDDPGVVTAEERNEEAEKERRMLEVEDEIRKKMEEEKMKVPFPMLIMPKRNETPPVLDLNEAIRQVKVSAKAKFDETVEAHVRLGIDSKRTELLAVRGTVILPHGAPKAVSVAVFAEEADAEDARNAGADIVGGKELIEEIASGNNKLKVDKCFSTPGMAPHLGKIAQYLRKRRLMPDKKLGTLTSDIAGQLKELRQGRVEFKMESKSILHIGLGKVSYKEEALRENMDAFMNDVLLAKLAGLKTSKYAGYVLSVHLSSTMGPGVPVSIQSLSKAADNYRKVHVV